Proteins from one Malaya genurostris strain Urasoe2022 chromosome 2, Malgen_1.1, whole genome shotgun sequence genomic window:
- the LOC131428591 gene encoding uncharacterized protein LOC131428591 — MEAPDTFPTVELLQPAVISRPGPVNGNAEGVFQTISDGNYPSHDQSSQPLHLYYQNVGGMNMHITDFLLACSDDCFDIIALSETWLSDCTLSVQGFGSNYEVFRTDHSPLNNSKTIGGGVLIAVHRRMKAQLIETASGKCVEQVWVRLKLVNFSLYLCVIYLPPDRCRDLPLIDAHIQSLQEITSTHVLPVDEILIVGDFNFSSIKWQTSSGGFFFPDPALSTFHIGITTMLDGYNLNLLRQSNPVVNENNRMLDLCFSSREDVAPKISASPFPLVNSARHHPPLHIVLDSNRLQNACIPTDIICYNFSRTDYTNMTDFLTQIDWDEVLDNDDVNAAVQTFSNVMSYAIDYYVPKRSRRQTRHPPWLTAEARHLKTTKRAALKRYSKHGGFSLPEEKKVLRRGHKKHQRQSTKEQTDC, encoded by the exons ATGGAAGCCCCTGATACGTTCCCCACAGTCGAGCTATTGCAGCCAGCGGTCATCAGTCGTCCCGGCCCTGTGAATGGGAACGCGGAAGGGGTCTTCCAAACCATCTCAGACGGCAA TTATCCATCGCACGATCAATCTAGTCAACCGCTGCACTTGTACTACCAGAACGTTGGAGGCATGAACATGCACATCACCGACTTTTTGCTGGCTTGTTCGGATGATTGCTTCGACATCATCGCTCTTTCGGAGACGTGGCTCAGTGATTGTACGCTCTCCGTTCAAGGTTTTGGATCCAACTACGAAGTCTTCCGTACCGATCACAGCCccttaaataactcaaaaactattgGAGGCGGGGTGCTTATCGCAGTGCATCGTCGTATGAAGGCGCAACTGATCGAAACCGCATCTGGTAAATGCGTCGAGCAGGTTTGGGTGCGTTTGAAACTGGTCAATTTTTCCCTTTACCTTTGTGTGATATATCTTCCTCCGGACCGATGCCGCGATCTACCGCTAATCGATGCACATATACAATCGTTGCAAGAAATTACTTCCACTCATGTACTACCCGTAGATGAAATCTTGATTGTGGGAGACTTCAACTTTTCCAGCATAAAATGGCAAACAAGTTCCGGTggtttcttctttcctgatccgGCGCTCTCCACTTTCCACATTGGCATTACAACCATGCTCGACGGCTACAACCTCAACCTTCTTCGACAGTCGAATCCTGTCGTTAATGAAaataaccggatgttggatctttGCTTTTCAAGTAGAGAAGATGTTGCACCAAAGATTAGTGCTTCACCGTTCCCTCTGGTCAATTCCGCTCGTCATCATCCTCCACTACATATTGTGCTCGATTCAAATCGCTTACAGAACGCCTGCATTCCAACGGACATCATCTGCTATAATTTTAGTAGAACCGACTACACCAATATGACCGACTTCTTGACGCAAATCGACTGGGATGAAGTTCTCGACAACGATGATGTCAATGCTGCTGTGCAGACGTTTTCTAATGTTATGAGCTACGCAATCGACTACTATGTACCGAAACGATCGAGACGGCAGACCCGGCATCCACCATGGCTGACTGCGGAAGCGAGACATCTGAAAACGACCAAAAGAGCCGCTCTAAAGAGGTATTCTAAACATGGAGGATTTTCCCTCC CTGAAGAGAAGAAGGTCCTACGCCGGGGTCATAAGAAGCATCAGCGTCAGTCGACAAAAGAGCAAACGGATTGTTAG